In the Uranotaenia lowii strain MFRU-FL chromosome 1, ASM2978415v1, whole genome shotgun sequence genome, tacttGCGAAGCCAATTAGAAGGAGAAGCACTATCGGTAATTTCATCGTTAGCTCTGACACAATCGAATTATATGATCGCATGGGACTTGCTTGTAGCACGGTATTCTAACaacaaggttttgaaaaaacgACAGGTTCAGAACATTTTCGACCTTCCTGTCTTGAGGAAGGAATCGGCCACGGATCTCTACAAACTGGTTGAGGGATTCGATAAGGCGACGAAGGTTTTGGATCAAGTCATTCAAGCATCGGACTACAAGGATCTTCTCCTGATTCACGTTTTGAGTTCTCGGTTGGATGATAAAACACGTCGGAGTTGGGAGGAACATTCGTCCACAATGGAAGAGGAAACTTTGAAAGATTTTGTTGAGTTCTTGCGTCGTCGAATCCATATTCTAGATTCTCTACCCACAAAAACTATTGAGCCAACCCAATCACTTAATCGGAAATCCAATCATATCAAGGTCGCTAGTCACGGTGCGGTTCAATTACCATCGGAATCCTGGAAATGCATCTGCTGTTCAGAGTCTCATCCTTTACACACGTGTCCTGTTTTTGAAAGGTTGCCAGTGGAGGAAAGGGAAAAGCGTCTGCGTCTTCAATCGCTTTGCCGGAACTGTTTTCGTAGGGGACACAGGGCTCAAGAGTGTTCATCCAAATTTTCCTGTCGGCGGTGCAAGGGGCGCCACCATACATTAGTTTGCTTCAAAGCAGAAGAGGGCCAGAATTCACAACGGGTGAAATCTGGTAGTCCTAGGATTGGCCAAGCAGTTAACGATGGTGCATCTACTAGCGGAGGCAATGAAGCGCAGAGGGTTGCTTCCAATGTGGTCAGAACAGCTCAAAAAATTCTCTTGGCCACAGCGATTGTTTGGGTGCAGGACGATTCTGGTCGCAAGGTTCCTGCGAGAGCACTGTTGGACTCTGGATCCGAATGCAACATCATTTCCACGTCACTATCCCAGAGGTTACGAATCCAACGTGGAAGGGTGCAGGTGCAAATCAGCGGAGTAGGACAGGTTCCTACAAATACAAAGGAGAGGGTGCGAGCTACGATCCAATCATTTCAATCTGATTACTCGCAACCGATGGAGTTTTACGTGCTGCCCAAGGTAACGGAGGATCTTCCCACGTCAAACATTTCTATTTCCACTTGGCGCTTACCAGAAGAAATCAAATTGGCTGATCCGGACTTTTTCAAATCTCATCCTATCGATCTTCTTCTTGGTGGCGAgtattttttctgctttttcccAACAAAGCAACGGATTCAATTGGGTGAAGGACTTCCAATGTTGGTTCACTCAGTTTTCGGATGGCTGGTTACTGGTCGATGTGGTGTAAGCAGTGGAGAGGCTCCTATCTTATGCCAGCATTCATCAATTTTACAATCCTTGGAAAGATTAATGAGCAAATTTTGGGAAATCGAAGAAGGTCGGTCTTCGTCTAAATATTCCGTGGAAGAAACCCGATGTGAGGAAATTTTTATTGAGACGGTAAAAAGAGCGGACGATGGTCGGTACATAGTTGGTTTGCCGAAATCCCCCGAAGCTGTGGCACGTCTTGGAGAATCGAAATCTGCAGCTTTACGAAGGTTGCTACAGTTGGAACGTCGTCTAGATCAGAATGAATCGCTGAGGAGCGAATACAATGACTTCATGTCTGAGTATCTAAGTCATGGTCATATGAGAAAGGTTATGGAACCCAACGATAACATTCCCCACTTCTATCTTCCCCACCATCCGGTAATCAAAACTTCCAGCACCACAACACGTGTGCGGATTGTGTTCGATGCCTCGGCAAAATCAACAAATGGAATTTCCCTCAACGACGCACTTTTAAATGGGCCAGTTATCCAAGATGATTTGCGGACGTTGATTATTCGGAGCAGGTTTTTTCCCATAATTCTGATCGCTGATGTCGAAAAGATGTTTCGGCAGGTTTGGATCGATGCTGCCGACTTGCCACTACAGCGAATTTTGTGGCGTTTTTCCCCAACTGACCCCATCGACACATTTGAACTTTTGACCGTTACTTACGGCACAAAGCCAGCTCCATTTCTTGCGACACGTTGTCTGAAACAACTGAGTTTAGATGAGGCATCAAATTACCCTTTGGCAGCAAAAAGGCTAGAAAAAGACGTCTACATGGACGACGTAATCACGGGAGCTATGGATGTAGATGAAGCAAAGGTGCTTCGGAAACAGCTCGACGATCTCACTCAAAGTGGCGGATTCCGTCTGCGGAAATGGGTGTCCAATATTCCAGCGGCCCTGGAAGGTATTAGCGAGGACAATTTGGCCATTCCGTTTGGTGACGGGATTGATTTTGAAGCTGAGAAAACAGTTAAAACCCTAGGATTGGTTTGGGAGCCAAAAACGGATACTTTTCGGTTCAATTTGGAGTTTTCACCAGACTCATCGGAAACTCTTACCAAAAGAGTTATTCTATCTCGGATTGCAAAAATTTTCGATCCTCTTGGAATGCTTGGACCCGTTGTCACAAGAGCTAAACTATTCATGCAGGAAATTTGGCTgttgaaaaatacaaacaacGAAGCTCTTGGTTGGGACGACAATCTACCCGAAGAACTTGTTAGAAGATGGATccaattttattcattattaCCCAAACTTCAAGTCTTGCGCATACCCCGTTTTGTTGGAATTTATCATCCTGTTTCTTCGGAGCTTCATTTCTTTTCCGACGCTTCCGAAGCAGCATACGGTGCATGCGTGTACCTGCGCTCTCAAGATGATAACGGACAGGTGACCGTGTCGCTGATCACATCGAGATCTCGCGTTTCCCCATTGAAAAAGGTTACCATCCCCAGGTTGGAATTGTGTGGCGCCTTTATTTCGGCAGAATTACTTCAAAGGATAACGGAAGCCATGAATATCCCATACACATCCTATTTTTGGACGGATTCTAGGACGGTTTTGCAGTGGTTTGCCCAGCCACCAAGCACCTGGTCAACGTTTGTAGCAAACCGagtttctttcatccaaaatgcTACCCAGAACTCTCATTGGAACCACGTACCTGGAGTACTCAACCCGGCAGATCAGCTTTCGAGAGGTTTGGATCCGGAATCGGTGATACACGACGAAGCATGGTGGAATGGACCACCGTGGCTAGCCCAGGAGAAGGAATTTTGGCCAAAGCAATCAGATTTACACTCCGAAGCagaaaatattgatttagaGCGCAAGCGCATTTCAAATCCCAACGTTATTTCCCCCAACTCAAAAAACGAATTTAGTGATTGGTATTTTTCCCAGTTCACCGATTATACAAAATTGGTTCGAGCCACAGCATACTTTCGACGTTTTTTGAAGTACCTACGAGCCacagaaaaagagaaaataaattcgaaaCCTCTTTTTGCCCAAGAACTCCACGATGCAGAACACCGACTGGTTCGTATGGTACAAAAGGATTATTTCCCCAAAGAATATGCCGCTTTACAAAAGGGTAATCCTGTACATCGATCATCCAAACTTCGTTGGTACGTTCCGAGACTCGACGAGGATGGAATTATTCGCATTGGTGGCCGACTGCAAAACTCCGAACAGCCCGAAGATGCGAAACACCCGATGGTCATCCCAGGAAAACACCCGTTTGCAGAGCTACTAGCTGATTGTTATCATCGTCGTCTACTACATGCTGGTTGTCAACTGCTGTTGAGCACGATTCGACTGAAATTTTGGCCGCTAGGAGGAAGGAATTTGTGTCGAAAGGTTATCCACAAATGTTTGATTTGTTTCCGAGCAAAACCCAACTTACAACAGCAATTTATGTCCCAATTACCGAAAACTAGAATTACCATTTCAAAACCATTCACCAACACCGGCGTCGATTATTTTGGGCCAGTTTATATTCGACAAGGCTTTCGCAAAGGTCCCGTGAAGGCGTACGTGGCCGTCTTCGTTTGTTTTGCCACAAAGGCAGTCCATTTGGAACTAGTTTCCGATCTGTCCACCCAGAGATTCATTCAAGCACTTCGTCGTTTTATTGCGAGGAGGGGTAAATGTCGCAACATGTATTCCGACAATGGAACGAATTTCGTCGGCGCACGAAATACCATGAAGGAACTCATCAAGAAGCTAAAAACCCGAACTCATCATGACGAAATCCATAACGAATGCATCGAAAACGGTATCAACTGGCACTTCATCCCCCCTGGTTCTCCCCACTTTGGCGGACTCTGGGAAGCCGCTGTCCGATCCGCTAAGAAACACCTCCTCCGTGTGTTAGGTACCTCCTCCGCTTCCCAAGAAGATTACATCACTCTCCTCGCCCAAGTTGAAGCCTGCCTCAATTCGCGCCCGCTGACCCAGCTCACCGATGATCCCACCGACCTAGAACCGCTCACCCCTGGCCACTTCCTCATCGGATCCTCGATGCAAGCACTCCCCGACGAAGAATTGAGCAGCGTTCCTGAGAATCGGCTAAACCAACTTCAGCTCAAGCAGCAGCAACTCGACCGTTTCTGGCGACGGTGGAGCACCGAATACCTGACACAGCTTCAAGCTCGTGTCAAAAATTGGCAGCCTCCTATTGACATCCAGCCCGGCAGACTCGTCATCATGATCGACGAAAACCAACCCTCGATGAACTGGAAAATGGCCCGTATCCATCAACTCCACCCTGGCGACGACGGTGTGACGAGAGTCGTTACACTCAAGACTGCTAAAGGCTACACCAAGAGGGCCATCAACAAGATTTGTCTTCTTCCCATCACCACGGATCCTGCAGACGAGCAGAAGGTTTCTGAAATGTAGTCATTTCAGGGGGGTCGGGAATGTTTATACAAAAGCCCCTCGACCTGTTCATCGAAGCTGTCAGCTACTACACCGCACTACACCAGCTCACTAAGGTGAGCTACTACTGAACGGACCCGAAGAGCGAACACAATGATCGTCGACTAGCAGCAGGAGTAGTAGCCGAGAGCACCCGGCGGTTTTTGGCGCGATCACCCGAAGCAGTTGATCCTCGGCCGCGATCGTCTTACCACAGCTCGGCATCGGAATTAAAATTCACTTAGTTAAGTTAGACTGTATAAGAGAATAAATCGGAAGTTAGAATATTGTTGGTTTTAATAAACGCGTGTTTTTCTAACGTAATTGTGCCGAGTTTGTTCAGTGAGGCCTCAGGATTCTGGAAAGGCTAAATTTACCCcgaaaatccggaaaaatcaaaccattttgGACGGTAGGATTTAACGTTATCAACCATAGATCCTATGGTAAGATCTATTCGCCAACAACCACAAGTTCTGATACTTTCGGCAAAAAGAACCTGGTCGGTTCTccaacaaatattctaaattttaagttGTTCCTAACGTACATTGCTAAACCACCATGCGATTGATTCCTACAAgagaaaaatgaagaatatcCAGGAATATTATAGAGAGAACAATTTTCCTCTTTTAACCATGTTTCACTAATTACTATTACATCGATCTCAACATAAGACTGATCAATAGTTTGTagaatattgtcaaattttgataatttattcatTCCACATATGTTCCACTGTAAAATTCTTAGTTTcttaaaatcgttttcgtttACAATACAAGCATTAAAATCATCAATATTATCATTATAATTGTTAATCACACTATCCATTTTTATaataagaaaacagaaaaaaaacacacacacacataaaatatttattgccTCTTACGTTTTGGCGAAGGAGTGGTCATCTTGGATGCATTTTCAGCTGAGATCAAAAATTTTGACGTAATACGGGCAATAtcgtttctattttttataatttcgggttttgagttttcatttttttaaactaaaattgcaCCGCCTCTACCGGGCCATATATATTTTATGTCGAGGAGCTCTTGGGACTCACGCATTTCGTTTAGAAGCTCCATAGTAAATGGTGTCAATTCATCACGTATGGTAACGTAGCTTGAGTTTCCATTTACTAAAAACAAGGGATCGATCTGTGCAGAAGTTAGTTAGCCAAACTGgcgttttttgaagaaaattgcttCTTTAATTGCTTCGTCTTTGAATGTTATTTTCAATGGTGGAAGCGAATTTGATTTTCCAAAGTTCAATCTTTTAGCTTGTTCTATTTGATCAGGTTTCAAATCGTATCCCAATGTGTGACAAACTTTACAGGCCAAGTTTGAAGGATCTTCATTGGCATTGACAGGAAGTCCGAATATCATGGCATTTTTCGAAATTGAATCACGGCTTACTTTATCCAAATGACTTTCTAATTTGTTAACCTTATTTGTCAAAACTGAGGTTAAGGATATGTAACATAAGGATTTCACTAGTTGATGTTCGAATAGAGGTGAAATAAAACCTAGATCTAATCTAAATACAAGTATCTCTCTCTAGAGTGCACTATTCAGTGCTtccttaacactagaaggaccggcaaattgaatatatacctattcggaccgtgaccagtcaaaatgactggtaaagggaaaaatttttctatcataatattttaaacttttttctgttgaaattgttttgttattcattcgatatcatttttgttataaaatggaaatattttttcaccatgggtgcacggaatcacctcattttggcatagttgacgaatgcgtgtatgtcataaaatgaatatttcaaataataaccaaaaaattaaaacacattatcaatctaattataaaatcatgttagacgGCTATggatattgaccatgggtgcacggtttcacttcaattttgttttagtagatgttttctagcatccatcgctctgaaatttttcaacacattgcctgtaaattatacctgatattgtaggttttgaagcatattttttctataaatagagcaatttaccatgggtgcacggattcaccgctattcatccaaaatcaattttttagtatgctaaaggtaaagaataaagacttttatagattcaaataaaaatttgtgttatatacatggtttttcactatgggtgcacggattcaccgcgttttaatcaaatattggactttttgcaaatttttaaaaagcatttttataaatctcaactaaaccaaagtcgaaaccatgtctttcatgttcagacataatgattaaaataacgatttttatttaaagttccgttttttcattcctggaaaagaaatatttcaattatatcttgaaataatgaatttatttatttattattaaaaacagatttgaaatcgtatatttatctaataagatctgatcaacatccaagaaattggaaaacgcttaccatggaccgagtgagtttaAGGGATTacatgcatcaagttatgtcgtgcgacggaaacagtggaaataaaaataatgaatcaacattgtcaaatgtacacgttgatttgtttttccttaaaagtttttaaattgacgaatattgcatttcaaatacctatcatgtctaactcaaaaatatgttgtgttctgaagcaagttgaaaactatttcaccctatataatttacaacggtgaatttgcagccattccgtgcacccatgttgaaatatccgcatccgatgtggtctatcaggcgtactgggttcgattcttTGTATCTGCAAGAAAattcttgggttcaaaccccataagttgccgacaggttagatatgtttcctcttataataagaatgttcaatcagttgccagctggtgCACGAGTGCCGGAATAtctgtaagtgaacttgcattggaaatttgtcgagcctaataatctaagaatgcaagtgaatacatacttaggcagaaactgcggcgaatccgtgcacccatggtggataaccaacatataagaatatatcgtgcatccatgttgaaatatcattttaattattcagtttcatagctgacgtcttcaaatttgaataaataagtactcaattaataataattttactcattctagtttagtataaaacatatttatcacctaaaactactcgattactcgaatggacatgtattaaatctaacataacttttacaaatcttgatgaaatttcgccaaattttgacagaaagttcgattatagttgagcaacaaaacagaccaaaaaaattgggagtcaagtgcttgaagcgccacacagcggccaatccgataattttttcttcaaatcttcacgacttcgcatcgaaaatcaataatttcataacgaatgacacacttctgcccatcataaatcaactaggactcattgtcttgaatgtagcttgcaaatgaaaccaaaagcaagcgaaaattttttaatttgtttgagttatagggttgtgaattttaccagtcattttcactggtcacggtccgagtgtcttACTAAAAGAgcttgtgaaataaaaaatacacagttttgtagagattcaaaattcatgaaaagtcgtattttttgcgaatttttaaagcaaagttTGCaaaacatattcaacaaacaaagtgtccaaccagtcattttgactggtgcggtctttctagtgttaaagctACGTAGGTTACTTGAATTTCCATGAAAGAGTCAAGTaacctactttttttttatttggaagttaaaatccatccaaataaaaaaaaaagtaggttACTTGACTCTTTCATGGAAATTGGCAGACTGTTCCAGTAGGAGGCACCGTACAGAAGACTACTTTTCTTACAGCTGGTTGTATGGTGTGGCAGGATAAAACATTTAGTTCTACTGTTTCTGGCACGTTGAAGATGTTCAGTGAGATAGTCAGGAAGTTGGTTGCAGAAACCTTGTCGCATAAAGCATCCAATGCGAATGTGATACTCGATATCCGATAATGAAACACACGCGTTCAGATTCTCGGTAAACAGTGTTGTTGTTTATTACACACTCATTTCAAATCAGTCAGAACAGAGGTCACAGATATCAGAGTACAGATGTATCACCACATCTCCCCTTTTCATAAGATTACAAATTTAGGATTGATTTAATATTCCATGACACAATCATTGAAACGATTCGGCTTCCTGATATTCCTACGAGCTCTACCGTTCGTGTTGTTGACGATAGGGTCCAATGATAATGGAGAAGCTGAAGGATCGTTGGAAAGTGCATCATCATCATGTACCTCACCGAGTCCCTGCTCAGATCCTTCTGAACCTGGAACAACTTCATCCATCGGATTAAGGGTGCTTGTGGATTCATCTGAAATGGAATTAGaacaaatataaagaaaaaaaaaacagcagtgaGAATTACCTTCGTTCGttggattttgatttgaaaatagctTCTTAAGGTGACTGGAGTTTCTCTGGTAAACTCGTCCGTTATCATCTTCAATTGTTACCCGAGCGCCATCTTTTGCCGTAACCGTCATGGCATTTGGATTGAAGGTCGGGGTTAGCTTGTTTCCAGGTAACAAATTCTTCACCAAAACCTTATCGCCGATAACCAGACTGGAAAGTTTTGCCCTACGATGCTCATCTTCTCTTTCCTTCCCCTTTTCCTTTGCCAGCTGATCACGATCCGTAAAATCAGTAAACGGGACCGCTGTGCTTACATCTTGCAGAGATGGTAGTTTAGTTCTAATATTCCTTCCAAACATTAGCTCCGAAGGGGTTTTGCCGGTTGTGCTTTGAGGTGTCGAGTAATACATGGATAAGTATGCCTGTAGTTCTTGCTTCCAATCCTTCTTCAACGCTTGACTAATTTTCAGCCGCTTCACTAGGGATCGGTTCTGACGCTCAACGAGTCCATTTTCTTGCGGCCAGTAAGGGGTGGTTCTATTGAGAGTTATTCCTCGAATTCTGCAATACACATCATACTCATTGCTGACAAACTGGCGTCCATTGTCTAGAGTGATGGTACGGGGGTATCCAAGTCTCACGAAAATGTTCTCCAACCGGCTTGCCGTTTCAGAGCTGTGATTTTTCTGAGGATCTCTACCTCTTTGTACCGACTAAAATAGTCAATAATAACCAGCAGATAATCCCCCGACGGAAGTGGCCCAAGAAAGTCGATTGCGACATCTACCCAAGCTGCTTCAGGAAGCTTCCTACGCTGCATGGGTTCAGGACGGTCAGGCAGACCTACTACTTGGCACCCTGTACATGTGTTAACGACTTTTGTTACTGAGTCATCCATTCCCGGCCACCAACAGGTTTGTCTGAGACGCTGTTGCATTTTGGTTCGACCCGGGTGACCTTCATGGGCCAGGTTAAGCATTCTGTCTCTAAGTGATCTCGGTATAACCAATCTTGATCCCCGTACGATTAAATTTCCCACTTTTCCAAGCTCGTTTCGGAAAGCGTGATAATGTTTTATCTGTTGTGAAGTATAATTCCAAACACCACGATCAAGAAACTCACGAAGTTCACTCATTTCTGGATCTACTTCAGACGCCGCCTCGAGTTCACCCACATCAACCGCTGCTAGCTCTACTACACTCCGAATGTATACTTCAGAGTCCGGATCGAAAGGCACTGGTTCAGCATTCGACAACCGCGAAAGAGAGTCCGCAATGTTCGTCTTTCCTTTTCGATAGACTACGTCGTAACTAAATCCTTGAAGGCGAAGAACCCAACGTTCTATTCTGAGACACGGCTTTGATTGTGGCGAAAATATAGCTTCGAGAGGCTTATGATCGGTTTCTAATTCAAATCGTATTCCAAATAGGTAAATTCGAAACCTTTCAACCGCCCATACAAGACTCAATGCTTCCTTCTCAGTCTGAGCATATCGTTTTTCAGTATCGGTTAAGCTCTTACTAGCGTATGATACTACTTTGGGAGTACCTTCATGAAACTGTAGCAAGATTGCTCCCAGTCCCACGGGAGACGCGTCGGCAACAACTCGCGTTTTCAACTTTGGGTCAAAATGAGATAGATTCTTTACCTGGCCGATTAACCCGATAAGCTTTTCAAACGATTCATGTTCAGCTGAACCCCACTTGAATGGTTCCTTGACCTTTGTCAGTTCACGTAACGGAAAAGAGATGGTTGCTAAATCCGGAATAAAGGCCCCGACATAATTAACCAACCCTAGGAAGCTCCTGACTTCTTCGCCAGTGGTTGGAGTTCTGAAATTTCGGATCGCTTGAACTTTATCCTCGCACGGTAGGATGCCTTGCATACTAAAATTTTGTCCCAGGAAATCGATTGTCGTGAGTTTGAATGCGCATTTTGACTGGTTCAATAGAATACCACAATCGCGGAACGACAGCACACACTCGAGGCGTCTGTCATGTTCTTTCTCTGTCTTTCCTATTATGATAACGTCATCGATAAAATTGATGGTGTTGGGACAATCAGCTAGTATTTGCTCGATGACCTTTTGGAAGATCTCTGGTGCGCAGGATATTCCAAAAACCATGCGTTTGTATCTAAACAAACCTGATAAAACATTGTATAGACAACATTTGCCCAATTTGAAAAACTCGTATGTTATAGCGACATTTCATTAACAACGGTTAGTGAAACTGTAACTTACCTTTGTGAGTGATGAAAGTTGTTAGCGGTTTACTGTCGTCATCCAACTCCAACTGGTGGAAAGCATCCTTAATGTCCAGCCTTGAAAAATATACTGCACCGTTCAATTTCCAACGAATGTCCTCTAATGTTGGAAGAGGATGAGTTTCGCGCAAAATCGCTCTATTCACCTGTCTCATATCAATACACAGTCTAATATCGCCGTTATCTTTGATGACGATAACCATTGGCGACACCCAACGACTTGGTTCCGATACCCGCTCAATGATATCCTTGCTCAGAAGCTCCTTGAGTTTTTCGTCCACTTTCTCCAAAGTAGCGAACGGCAGTCTACGTAATCCTTGAGCAACTGGTTGCACCGATCTGTCAACCGGAATGTGAATTTTGACTCCTCTAATACTGGGAAACGGCCTAACCGTTCCTACTTGATGAACCGTTTGTTGGCGACTTGGGAGCCCAACGATTAAAACGCCTAGTTCCTTCGCTGTGAGTTTACCTAGAAGATGTTACGAGGCAGTGTGAAGATCGATGATTTTGTTAATAAATCCAGCAGTGTATTATATTACAAAATTCCTACAAATACAATTCAttagttttaagaattttggaAGAACTAAATGtgacatgtatgtatgtatgttggtaatccaccatgggtgcacggattcaccgcagtttctgccaaagtatgggtcacatgcattccttagattattaggttcgacaaatctccaatgcagcgcgccaccatacccggaccccatggcttcgtatgaactgttatgtggtgaatgtattgcgtgtgttgatgtaggtatattttggaagaacgaatcaatcaggtgggctagtttacttacaggtattccggcatccgtgtatatacctggccagctggcaactgattgaacattccaattatatagtcagttatataatgaaacacatcttacctgtcggcccgcttatgggattcgaacccaaaagtttttcttgccgataccgggaatcgaacccagtacgcctggcgtaccaataccagactcgcgccagcctatccactagaccacatcggcgctagcTGGAAGAACTAAATGTGACATACTTATAAATAGTGATCTCCTGCCTTGCACAGGTATTCTACGCCTTCTTTAATCTGCTAAACTGGGAGTGATCGGTTTGGTACCTATGATGTTACATTCTAGGTTAGGTAATGATAGTGAAAACTTACTTTGAATGACTCACCTTGAATGTCTTCAATAACTAGCTCGAAATATCAATACGGTACAAACGATGGATAGTAATTGATAAGGAGACAACTGATAAAGGAAAACTAATTATTATAAATACTAAGTAAGATTTACAAAGTTCATACTTAATATTGCGCGCTGATGCGCTGTGGGCTGATATGAGCGGAAA is a window encoding:
- the LOC129737845 gene encoding uncharacterized protein LOC129737845 — translated: MSKTRSKTSVLRGLLATFSGIYSFMERYNEDRDSGELAVRLEKLDPLWEKVEEAFTEVEDADGEAGGEENRYVKDRLDFQNKFFELKAFLTSRIRMCSEISAALPTHESTIITSSHPHVKLPLISLPKFSGNVEDWLAFRDLFLSLIHHSPDLPMIEKFHYLRSQLEGEALSVISSLALTQSNYMIAWDLLVARYSNNKVLKKRQVQNIFDLPVLRKESATDLYKLVEGFDKATKVLDQVIQASDYKDLLLIHVLSSRLDDKTRRSWEEHSSTMEEETLKDFVEFLRRRIHILDSLPTKTIEPTQSLNRKSNHIKVASHGAVQLPSESWKCICCSESHPLHTCPVFERLPVEEREKRLRLQSLCRNCFRRGHRAQECSSKFSCRRCKGRHHTLVCFKAEEGQNSQRVKSGSPRIGQAVNDGASTSGGNEAQRVASNVVRTAQKILLATAIVWVQDDSGRKVPARALLDSGSECNIISTSLSQRLRIQRGRVQVQISGVGQVPTNTKERVRATIQSFQSDYSQPMEFYVLPKVTEDLPTSNISISTWRLPEEIKLADPDFFKSHPIDLLLGGEYFFCFFPTKQRIQLGEGLPMLVHSVFGWLVTGRCGVSSGEAPILCQHSSILQSLERLMSKFWEIEEGRSSSKYSVEETRCEEIFIETVKRADDGRYIVGLPKSPEAVARLGESKSAALRRLLQLERRLDQNESLRSEYNDFMSEYLSHGHMRKVMEPNDNIPHFYLPHHPVIKTSSTTTRVRIVFDASAKSTNGISLNDALLNGPVIQDDLRTLIIRSRFFPIILIADVEKMFRQVWIDAADLPLQRILWRFSPTDPIDTFELLTVTYGTKPAPFLATRCLKQLSLDEASNYPLAAKRLEKDVYMDDVITGAMDVDEAKVLRKQLDDLTQSGGFRLRKWVSNIPAALEGISEDNLAIPFGDGIDFEAEKTVKTLGLVWEPKTDTFRFNLEFSPDSSETLTKRVILSRIAKIFDPLGMLGPVVTRAKLFMQEIWLLKNTNNEALGWDDNLPEELVRRWIQFYSLLPKLQVLRIPRFVGIYHPVSSELHFFSDASEAAYGACVYLRSQDDNGQVTVSLITSRSRVSPLKKVTIPRLELCGAFISAELLQRITEAMNIPYTSYFWTDSRTVLQWFAQPPSTWSTFVANRVSFIQNATQNSHWNHVPGVLNPADQLSRGLDPESVIHDEAWWNGPPWLAQEKEFWPKQSDLHSEAENIDLERKRISNPNVISPNSKNEFSDWYFSQFTDYTKLVRATAYFRRFLKYLRATEKEKINSKPLFAQELHDAEHRLVRMVQKDYFPKEYAALQKGNPVHRSSKLRWYVPRLDEDGIIRIGGRLQNSEQPEDAKHPMVIPGKHPFAELLADCYHRRLLHAGCQLLLSTIRLKFWPLGGRNLCRKVIHKCLICFRAKPNLQQQFMSQLPKTRITISKPFTNTGVDYFGPVYIRQGFRKGPVKAYVAVFVCFATKAVHLELVSDLSTQRFIQALRRFIARRGKCRNMYSDNGTNFVGARNTMKELIKKLKTRTHHDEIHNECIENGINWHFIPPGSPHFGGLWEAAVRSAKKHLLRVLGTSSASQEDYITLLAQVEACLNSRPLTQLTDDPTDLEPLTPGHFLIGSSMQALPDEELSSVPENRLNQLQLKQQQLDRFWRRWSTEYLTQLQARVKNWQPPIDIQPGRLVIMIDENQPSMNWKMARIHQLHPGDDGVTRVVTLKTAKGYTKRAINKICLLPITTDPADEQKVSEM
- the LOC129738378 gene encoding uncharacterized protein K02A2.6-like, whose amino-acid sequence is MVIVIKDNGDIRLCIDMRQVNRAILRETHPLPTLEDIRWKLNGAVYFSRLDIKDAFHQLELDDDSKPLTTFITHKGLFRYKRMVFGISCAPEIFQKVIEQILADCPNTINFIDDVIIIGKTEKEHDRRLECVLSFRDCGILLNQSKCAFKLTTIDFLGQNFSMQGILPCEDKVQAIRNFRTPTTGEEVRSFLGLVNYVGAFIPDLATISFPLRELTKVKEPFKWGSAEHESFEKLIGLIGQVKNLSHFDPKLKTRVVADASPVGLGAILLQFHEGTPKVVSYASKSLTDTEKRYAQTEKEALSLVWAVERFRIYLFGIRFELETDHKPLEAIFSPQSKPCLRIERWVLRLQGFSYDVVYRKGKTNIADSLSRLSNAEPVPFDPDSEVYIRSVVELAAVDVGELEAASEVDPEMSELREFLDRGVWNYTSQQIKHYHAFRNELGKVGNLIVRGSRLVIPRSLRDRMLNLAHEGHPGRTKMQQRLRQTCWWPGMDDSVTKVVNTCTGCQVVGLPDRPEPMQRRKLPEAAWVDVAIDFLGPLPSGDYLLVIIDYFSRYKEVEILRKITALKRQAGWRTFS